In the genome of Triticum urartu cultivar G1812 chromosome 5, Tu2.1, whole genome shotgun sequence, one region contains:
- the LOC125510001 gene encoding uncharacterized protein LOC125510001, giving the protein MVRRRRRRLASPVMPLDNDDLLREILLLLPPQPSSLLRASVVCKRWRRLVSDPGFRRRFRAHHRKPPLLGCFYFDLDVGYVFTPTLDPPDRIPAARFSLPQRCRHEGLDLDFVECHHGLALFLNKKQPEAVVWNPISGRQHRVAFPPEFGNAREREILCAAVLCAAGDDDPGHVHGDCGLSSFKLALVRGGQDHASLSVCLYKSRSGLWGNVISTTKDWYTLFSWRKSSVLVGNALYWWCCQIEGCILEFDFKMQKLVTIEKPVDDGCSDYQIMRTEESSLGLIILTELTMQLWKRKVSSDDVATWVLQKTIELTMHLWPRQSVQVFWTRIHGYEEDHNVIFLGTSSGSFMIQLDSMQFNNRFQFNSIFTYFPYTSFYAADWAAGGRDDGTEMSSSTSPNCPIR; this is encoded by the exons AtggtccgccgccgccgccgccgtctcgcgTCCCCCGTCATGCCGCTGGACAACGACGACCTCCTCCGTGAGATCCTACTCCTCCTTCCTCCGCAGCCGTCGTCCCTCCTCCGCGCCTCCGTGGTCTGCAAGCGCTGGCGCCGCCTCGTCTCGGATCCGGGTTTCCGCCGCCGCTTCCGCGCGCACCACCGGAAGCCCCCACTCCTCGGCTGCTTCTACTTCGACCTAGATGTCGGTTACGTCTTCACTCCCACGCTGGACCCGCCCGACCGCATCCCGGCCGCGCGTTTCTCCCTGCCGCAGCGCTGCCGCCACGAGGGGTTGGACTTGGACTTCGTGGAATGCCATCACGGCCTCGCCCTTTTCCTCAACAAGAAACAACCCGAGGCCGTCGTGTGGAACCCCATCTCCGGTCGCCAGCACCGAGTAGCTTTTCCACCAGAGTTCGGCAACGCTAGAGAGAGGGAGATCCTATGCGCGGCGGTGCTCTGCGCTGCTGGTGATGACGACCCTGGCCATGTGCACGGTGATTGTGGCCTGAGCTCTTTTAAATTGGCTTTGGTGCGAGGTGGCCAAGACCACGCAAGTCTATCTGTGTGCCTCTACAAATCCAGGTCTGGCCTATGGGGAAATGTTATCTCAACGACTAAAGACTGGTACACATTGTTTTCTTGGAGAAAGTCCAGCGTCCTGGTTGGGAATGCACTTTACTGGTGGTGTTGCCAGATTGAAGGTTGCATTCTTGAGTTTGATTTTAAAATGCAGAAGCTTGTTACAATTGAGAAGCCAGTAGACGACGGTTGTTCTGACTATCAGATCATGCGGACAGAGGAAAGTAGTCTTGGACTCATCATCTTGACAGAACTGACCATGCAGTTATGGAAGCGGAAGGTCAGTTCTGATGATGTTGCTACATGGGTCCTTCAGAAAACCATTGAACTGACAATGCACCTTTGGCCAAGACAGTCCGTCCAGGTCTTCTGGACCAGGATACATGGGTACGAGGAGGATCACAATGTGATATTTCTGGGGACATCTAGTGGTTCTTTCATGATTCAACTCGACTCAATGCAGTTCAATAACCGATTCCAGTTCAACTCCATCTTCACCTATTTTCCCTACACAAGCTTTTATGCTGCAG ACTGGGCAGCTGGTGGTAGAGATGATGGAACTGAAATGTCAAGCAGTACATCACCTAATTGTCCTATCAGATAA
- the LOC125509999 gene encoding beta-glucosidase 31-like isoform X1, with protein MRTAGRTPATRAISCVLLLLLAVASQGAAAAAITKGDFPQGFVFGTGSSAYQIEGAVAEDGRKPSIWDTFTHSGYSADGATADVTADQYHKYKINNQEDVKLLSQMGVDAYRFSIAWPRLIPDGRGAVNPKGLEYYNNLINELLSHGIQPHVTIYHFDFPQALQDEYHGMLSRKFIDDYTAYADVCFKNFGDRVKYWSTVNEPNIEPIGGYDIGFFPPQRCSSPFGINCNNGNSTTEPYIVAHHLLLAHASAASLYKEKYQAKQGGKIGLTLLCWWHEPATQAPEDIAAAARMNDFHIGWFMHPLVHGDYPPVMRKNVGSRLPSFTAEELKRVLGSFDFVGFNHYGAAYVKADLSKLDQKLRDFMGDAAVKYDTMPFLNSKNQLLFGSKMGLMSSTAWSMRKMLEHLQVKYKNPVVMIHENGAASIADPSSGNAPDDEFRSQYLQDYIEATLQSSRYGSNVEGYFVWSFLDVFEYLYGYRMGFGLYGVDFSSKERTRYQKHSAKWFAGFLHGGELRPVALPGKAYSQ; from the exons ATTGAAGGTGCGGTTGCAGAGGACGGAAGAAAACCCAGCATCTGGGACACATTCACACACTCAG GCTACTCTGCTGATGGAGCCACTGCTGATGTGACTGCAGATCAGTATCATAAGTACAAG ATAAACAACCAGGAAGATGTAAAGCTTTTGAGCCAGATGGGCGTGGACGCGTATAGATTTTCCATTGCCTGGCCTCGGCTTATTCCTG ATGGCCGAGGAGCTGTCAATCCAAAGGGACTGGAGTACTACAACAACCTTATCAATGAACTCCTGAGTCATG GAATTCAGCCTCACGTGACGATATATCATTTCGACTTCCCTCAGGCTCTTCAAGATGAATACCATGGGATGCTTAGTCGTAAATTCAT AGATGACTACACGGCGTATGCAGATGTGTGCTTCAAGAACTTTGGTGACAGGGTGAAATACTGGAGCACCGTGAATGAGCCAAACATTGAGCCCATTGGCGGATACGATATAGGATTCTTTCCACCACAGCGATGCTCCTCCCCCTTCGGCATCAATTGCAACAATGGCAACTCTACCACTGAGCCCTACATAGTAGCTCACCATCTTCTGCTTGCACATGCCTCAGCAGCGTCCCTGTATAAAGAGAAGTACCAG GCCAAGCAAGGAGGAAAAATTGGACTCACATTGCTCTGCTGGTGGCACGAGCCTGCGACACAAGCACCTGAGGATATAGCAGCAGCTGCAAGGATGAATGACTTCCACATTGGATG GTTTATGCATCCATTGGTACATGGAGACTACCCCCCAGTGATGAGGAAGAATGTTGGGTCCAGGCTACCATCTTTCACTGCTGAAGAGCTGAAGAGAGTGCTTGGGTCTTTTGACTTTGTAGGATTTAACCACTACGGTGCCGCATATGTGAAGGCTGATCTTAGCAAACTGGATCAGAAGCTGAGAGATTTCATGGGTGATGCAGCCGTGAAATATGACACCA TGCCATTTTTGAACTCAAAGAACCAG CTCCTCTTTGGGTCGAAAATGGGTCTGATGTCATCAACAGCGTGGTCTATGAGGAAAATGCTGGAGCATCTGCAGGTCAAATACAAGAACCCTGTGGTCATGATCCACGAGAATG GAGCTGCCAGCATTGCTGATCCCTCCAGTGGGAACGCCCCCGACGACGAGTTCAGGTCGCAGTACCTGCAGGATTACATCGAGGCGACCCTCCAATCCAGCAG GTACGGCTCGAATGTGGAGGGCTATTTCGTGTGGTCATTCCTGGACGTGTTCGAGTACCTCTACGGCTACCGCATGGGCTTTGGCCTCTACGGTGTGGACTTCAGCTCCAAGGAGAGGACGAGGTACCAGAAGCACTCCGCCAAGTGGTTCGCCGGTTTCCTCCATGGTGGTGAGCTCAGGCCGGTGGCTCTGCCCGGCAAGGCCTATTCCCAATGA
- the LOC125509999 gene encoding beta-glucosidase 31-like isoform X2, with protein MRTAGRTPATRAISCVLLLLLAVASQGAAAAAITKGDFPQGFVFGTGSSAYQIEGAVAEDGRKPSIWDTFTHSGYSADGATADVTADQYHKYKEDVKLLSQMGVDAYRFSIAWPRLIPDGRGAVNPKGLEYYNNLINELLSHGIQPHVTIYHFDFPQALQDEYHGMLSRKFIDDYTAYADVCFKNFGDRVKYWSTVNEPNIEPIGGYDIGFFPPQRCSSPFGINCNNGNSTTEPYIVAHHLLLAHASAASLYKEKYQAKQGGKIGLTLLCWWHEPATQAPEDIAAAARMNDFHIGWFMHPLVHGDYPPVMRKNVGSRLPSFTAEELKRVLGSFDFVGFNHYGAAYVKADLSKLDQKLRDFMGDAAVKYDTMPFLNSKNQLLFGSKMGLMSSTAWSMRKMLEHLQVKYKNPVVMIHENGAASIADPSSGNAPDDEFRSQYLQDYIEATLQSSRYGSNVEGYFVWSFLDVFEYLYGYRMGFGLYGVDFSSKERTRYQKHSAKWFAGFLHGGELRPVALPGKAYSQ; from the exons ATTGAAGGTGCGGTTGCAGAGGACGGAAGAAAACCCAGCATCTGGGACACATTCACACACTCAG GCTACTCTGCTGATGGAGCCACTGCTGATGTGACTGCAGATCAGTATCATAAGTACAAG GAAGATGTAAAGCTTTTGAGCCAGATGGGCGTGGACGCGTATAGATTTTCCATTGCCTGGCCTCGGCTTATTCCTG ATGGCCGAGGAGCTGTCAATCCAAAGGGACTGGAGTACTACAACAACCTTATCAATGAACTCCTGAGTCATG GAATTCAGCCTCACGTGACGATATATCATTTCGACTTCCCTCAGGCTCTTCAAGATGAATACCATGGGATGCTTAGTCGTAAATTCAT AGATGACTACACGGCGTATGCAGATGTGTGCTTCAAGAACTTTGGTGACAGGGTGAAATACTGGAGCACCGTGAATGAGCCAAACATTGAGCCCATTGGCGGATACGATATAGGATTCTTTCCACCACAGCGATGCTCCTCCCCCTTCGGCATCAATTGCAACAATGGCAACTCTACCACTGAGCCCTACATAGTAGCTCACCATCTTCTGCTTGCACATGCCTCAGCAGCGTCCCTGTATAAAGAGAAGTACCAG GCCAAGCAAGGAGGAAAAATTGGACTCACATTGCTCTGCTGGTGGCACGAGCCTGCGACACAAGCACCTGAGGATATAGCAGCAGCTGCAAGGATGAATGACTTCCACATTGGATG GTTTATGCATCCATTGGTACATGGAGACTACCCCCCAGTGATGAGGAAGAATGTTGGGTCCAGGCTACCATCTTTCACTGCTGAAGAGCTGAAGAGAGTGCTTGGGTCTTTTGACTTTGTAGGATTTAACCACTACGGTGCCGCATATGTGAAGGCTGATCTTAGCAAACTGGATCAGAAGCTGAGAGATTTCATGGGTGATGCAGCCGTGAAATATGACACCA TGCCATTTTTGAACTCAAAGAACCAG CTCCTCTTTGGGTCGAAAATGGGTCTGATGTCATCAACAGCGTGGTCTATGAGGAAAATGCTGGAGCATCTGCAGGTCAAATACAAGAACCCTGTGGTCATGATCCACGAGAATG GAGCTGCCAGCATTGCTGATCCCTCCAGTGGGAACGCCCCCGACGACGAGTTCAGGTCGCAGTACCTGCAGGATTACATCGAGGCGACCCTCCAATCCAGCAG GTACGGCTCGAATGTGGAGGGCTATTTCGTGTGGTCATTCCTGGACGTGTTCGAGTACCTCTACGGCTACCGCATGGGCTTTGGCCTCTACGGTGTGGACTTCAGCTCCAAGGAGAGGACGAGGTACCAGAAGCACTCCGCCAAGTGGTTCGCCGGTTTCCTCCATGGTGGTGAGCTCAGGCCGGTGGCTCTGCCCGGCAAGGCCTATTCCCAATGA